The nucleotide window CCAACACTCACTTCCAGTTTTTAATAGCTtcacatcaacatcaacatcaacattaACATCAACATGTCTGGATACTACCACATGCCACTCCAGGGCCAGCATGACCAGCAACATGCTGAGCCGTCTGCCTTTCGACCTTCCCGAGCAGAGGACTGGGAACCATACCGAGACATCATTGCACATCTCTACAACACGATGAAGCTCAAGGATGTCATGACCGAGATGCAGATGACATACAACTTCAAAGCAACGTAAgcttccacctctccccaacaccaaaacGTTGAACTGACATGTTTGATATTAGTGAGAAGCAGTACAAGACTCAGTTGAAGAAGTGGAACCTTGATACCAAGTACATCAAGGCATCCGAGTACATGGCCATGCTTCAGATCATGCGTGAGCGGGAGGCCCAGGACCCATCCAAGCAGACACGCTTCATTCTTCGCGGGAGACCAGTAGATCCCAAGGATATTGCTCGGTTTGAGAAGCGGCACCAGAAGAAAGGGACACTGAAGGAAGGGGAGCTGGCAGAGCTTCAGGGTAGGCAAAATCTACCGTTCTTCACACATGACCATCAACTAATATATCAACCACAGAACCTGTCGAGGACCTCATCTATCACACTCCTTCTCCTGAGCCAACAGGATATGCATACACTGCAACCTCCGACTACGGGTCACCCTCTTCGTATGCAACCACGTCTGCATACGACACTTCCTCGCAATACGCCTATAGCTACGGCATGTGACCCGAGCAATGCATCTACGACCACGCAAGGTGGCTTTCTACCCGAATTTTTTAACGACGAGGTGCAACCGCAGATGGGGGCGCATCGTCGAATTCCTTTTTTCAGCAATAGTTCTTCCTTACACTTAATGCACGCATATGGGACAACGGTAGGACATGATTTGGAGGCATCTCATCTTTCATTTGGTGGACTGGAGGAGTAATTGGATACCCATGGATTTGATTGGTTTGGACTTA belongs to Podospora bellae-mahoneyi strain CBS 112042 chromosome 6, whole genome shotgun sequence and includes:
- a CDS encoding hypothetical protein (EggNog:ENOG503PNKH; COG:S), yielding MSGYYHMPLQGQHDQQHAEPSAFRPSRAEDWEPYRDIIAHLYNTMKLKDVMTEMQMTYNFKATEKQYKTQLKKWNLDTKYIKASEYMAMLQIMREREAQDPSKQTRFILRGRPVDPKDIARFEKRHQKKGTLKEGELAELQGRQNLPFFTHDHQLIYQPQNLSRTSSITLLLLSQQDMHTLQPPTTGHPLRMQPRLHTTLPRNTPIATACDPSNASTTTQGGFLPEFFNDEVQPQMGAHRRIPFFSNSSSLHLMHAYGTTVGHDLEASHLSFGGLEE